The following nucleotide sequence is from Streptomyces brevispora.
ACGGCGAGAAGACCACCAGCTACAAGGGCAAGAGCGGGGTCAGCCTTTCCGGCGCCTTCAACCGCGCCGCCTACGCGGTGGCGTTCAGCGAACCGCAGATCCTGTACTCGGGAGCCATCGGCGAGGGCTCGCGGATTCTGTACAACCGCACGCCCAAGGAACGCGTCGAGGCGGTCGCCCCGTGGCTGACCATCGACGGCGACGCCTACCCGGCCGTGGTCAACGGCCGCATCCAGTGGGTCGTCGACGCGTACACCACGACCAACGGCTACCCGTACGCCTCGCGCACGACGCTGGGTGACACCACGGCCGACTCGCTGACCACCAACCAGCGCGCGGTCGTCGCCCAGCAGAACCAGGTCAACTACATCCGTAACTCGGTGAAGGCCACCGTCGACGCGTACGACGGCAACGTCAAGCTGTACGAGTGGGACACCGAGGACCCGGTTCTCAAGACCTGGCGCAAGGCGTTCCCGGGGACCGTGAAGTCCAAGGCGGACATCCCGCAGGAACTCATGGACCACCTGCGGTACCCGCAGGACCTGTTCAAGGTGCAGCGCGAGCTGCTCACCCGCTACCACGTGACGAACCCCGCCCAGTTCTACAGCGGCAGTGACGCGTGGCAGGTCCCGGACGACCCGACCAACAAGGAGTCCGGTGCCGTCCCGCCGTACTACCTGAGCATAAAGATGCCGGACCAGGCGGCTCAGAAGTTCTCGCTGACGACGACGTTCACCCCCAAGGGGCGGCCCGACCTGGGGGCGTTCATGGCGGTGGACGCCGATGCGTCCAGCAAGGACTACGGCACGATCAGACTGCTGAGAGTCACCACCACGGTGAAGGGCCCGGGTCAGGTTCAGAGTGAGCTCAACGGCAACGACGACGTCGCCGAGTTCGTGAGAAACCTCAAGGGCACCGACTCCGACATCGAGTACGGCAACCTGCTGACCGTGCCGCTCGAAGGGGGCTTCCTCTACATCGAGCCGGTGTACACGCGCGGTGGCACGCAGAACTATCCGCTGCTGCGCAAGGTCGCCGCCTCGTACGGGTCGAAGATCGTCTTCGAGAACAGCCTCGGTGAGGCGCTCAACGCGGTCTTCGGGGTGGACGGCTCCGATACGAGTCAGCCGCCGGCCGAGACCACGCGGCCACCGGGTGACACCACGGAGCCGCCGGCCACCGGCGACGCCGCGCTGAAGAAGGCGATCGCCGACGCGCAGAGGGCCTACACGGAAGGTGAGGCGGCCCTGAGGAAGCAGGACTGGGCCGCCTACGGCAAGGCCCAGACGGATCTGCAGGACGCGTTGCAGCGGGCAGCGGCCGCGCAGCCCAAGTCCGGCAGTCCCAGCAAGACGGACAAGAGTGCCGCAAGTGCCGACAGCGGTGGCTGAGTAACTCGGTAAAGCTTCACCTTCGCGCCGTGGTACGGTTTGAACACAACGGCGCGGGGTGGAGCAGCTCGGTAGCTCGCTGGGCTCATAACCCAGAGGTCGCAGGTTCAAATCCTGTCCCCGCTACTGCAAGACGAAGGCCCGGATTCTTTCGAGGATCCGGGCCTTCGTCGTGCCGCCGTGACTTTTCTCTGCGCGGGGCGTGAACTGCACTTCATGGGGCACGAGTTGAGTTCGAGCGCGTTTGACTTGTCTCTCTGTGGGCATGTCGACAAAACGCTGAAGTGACCTCACTGTCCGCGATATACCAGGTGTACGCGGGTTACAGGTGGTGCGACGATGGTATTTATGGGGGACAGGGCAACTCTGTTGGAGACAGGGCGGTTTGCGCAACGTCACACCCATCCTGCGGAAAACGCGATGGATGTGGCATTTGCCGCCGCCGCGGGGTACAACGACTACATCGAGACCGCCGAGACTGCGGAGTGTGCCGCGAGCGTCGAAAGTGCAGAGACCGCAGAGTCCGCGGACGGCGTGGAGAACGCCGAGGGCGCGGAGACCGCAGAGAGTGCGGACAACGCCGAGAGCGAGGCGCGCCATCGTCGTGCCGCCGACGCCGGGGACACCGCGTCGATGAGCGTGCTCGGCGCGTTGCTGCTGCGCCGGGGCGACCTGGTGGGCGCCGAGTCCTACCTGCGCGCGGCCACTGCCGACGGCGACCGTGCCGCGGCCAACAACCTCGGCGTCCTCCTGCACCAGCGCGGCTACCCGGACGAGGCGGCCGACTGGTGGCGGACCGCGGCCGTGGCCGGCTCCGCCGCCGCCGCGCACGCCCTGGGACGCCACTACCGCGAGCGTGGCGACGAGCCCGGCGCCGAGTACTGGCTGCGCCAGTCCGCGGAGCAGGGCCACGCGCTGGGCGCGTACGCCCTCGCGGACCTGCTGGAACACCGCAGCGACGTCGGCGCCGAGCGCTGGCTGCGTGCCGCGGCCGAGCAGGGGCACCGCGAAGCCGCGTACCGGCTGGCGCGGATGCTGGAGCGCAACGCGGCGGACGCCGCGCACGACGCGTTCGGCAGCCCCGGACTGGGCCCCCGCACCGGAACGGACAGCGGGGCGGACACCGGCCGGCGCCGTGTGGCCGTGCGCAGGGACGACGGCCCGGTCGCCGGACCCGCGGCGGGCCGGGTCGGTGAGGCCGAGCAGTGGTACCGGCAGGCCGCCGCGCGTGGCCATCGGCGTGCCGCCCTGCACCTCGGCGCCATCCTGGAACAGCGCGGCGAGCTCAAGGAGGCCGGCCGCTGGTACCTCATCTCCGCCAAGGCGGGCGAGGCGCGTGCCGCGTGCGCGCTCGGCTTCCTGCTCCGTGACGCGGGCGACCGCGAGAGCGCGGCCGTGTGGTGGCTGCGCGCCGCCCAGGACGGCGACGGCAACGCCGCCAACGCGCTCGGTGCGCTGCACGCGGCCCGGGGGGAGCAGCAGACCGCCGAGCGCTGGTACCGCGCCGCCATGGACGCCGGTGACGTCAACGGCGCGTACAACCTGGGGCTGCTCTGCGCGGCCCAGGACCGTACGGCGCAAGCCGAGCAGTGGTACCGGCGCGCCGCCTACGCCGGGCATCGGGAGGCCGCCAACGCGCTGGCCGTGCTCCTGCTGCAGTCGGGCGACGCGACCGGAGCGGAGCCCTGGTTCTCCAAGGCGGCCGAGGCGGGCAGCGTCGATGCCGCCTTCAACCTCGGCATCCTGCACGCCGGGCGGGACGAGGACCGGGCGGCGCTGCTCTGGTACGAGCGTGCCGCGGCGGCCGGTCACACCGAGGCCGCGCTCCAGGTCGGCATGGCGCTGCTGCACCACGGCGAGGAGCGGGAGGCCGAGCGGCATCTGCGCTGCGCCGCCGGTGGTGGCAGCGCGGAAGCGGCCTTCCGGCTGGCCGGGGTGCTGGACTCGCGGCAGCCGCCGCCGGGACCGCCCGCCCTGGGCGAGGCGATGCCGGAGAAGACCGAGTGCGAGGAGTGGTACGAGCGTGCGGCCGAGCAGGGCCACCGCCGGGCCCAGGTGCGCGTCGGGATGCTCGCCGCGGCCCGCGGCGACGTGGAGAGCGCCGGGCGCTGGTACCGGGAGGCGGCCGAGGCGGGCAGCCGCAACGGGGCCTTCAACCTCGGTCTGCTGCTCGCCCGCGAGGGCAGTGAGCGTGAGGCCGCGCTGTGGTGGAGCCGCGCCGCGAACGAAGGGCACGGGCGGGCGGCCCTGCGCCTCGCCCTGCTGGCCGCGCGCCGCGGTGAGCTGGCCGAGGGGCAGCGGTGGTGTGCGCGGGCGGTCGAACTGGGGCCGGCGGAGGTTTCGGAGCGGGCTGCGCGGTTGCGCGAGGCGCTGCATCAGGAGCTGACCGCGTAGCGGGTGCGGGGTGCGGTGCCGGGTGGGCGAGTCGGGGCGGGTGTTCGGGGGTGCGGTGCCTTCGGCCCCGCTTTGTCCTCAATCGCCGGACGGGCTTGATGTGGCCGGAGTCCTCGGTTGCCGGACGGGCTTGGTGAGGCCGGAGTCCTCGGTTGCTGGACGGGTCTGACGTGGACTGCGTCCTCAGTCGCCGGACCGGCCTGATGCGACAGTCATGGTCCATGGCCTTCGGGGCTCGTTCCTGGAGGGGCTGGGAAGTGATTTGCGCTGGTCCGGAGGGGTGACGTACTGTGGGGATCACAACGACGCGGGGTGGAGCAGCTCGGTAGCTCGCTGGGCTCATAACCCAGAGGTCGCAGGTTCAAATCCTGTCCCCGCTACTGAAGACAGAGGGCCGGATCCTTAAAGGATCCGGCCCTCTGTGCATGCACCGCACGAGGCTGCCCCGCTCAGAGCTTGTGACCCACGGCTTCGCCGTACATCGCACGGTCCACGGCCTTCTCCTCCGGCACCGGCGTGCCCGTCGAGACTCCCGAATCGGCGTACGCCTTCTGCAGCCGGTCCGTGGTGCCCTTCCGGATCTCCCAGTCCATCCGCATCGACGGCGTCGGCCGCAGGGTGGCCTCGTCGGTCGATGAGGACGCCAGGGGTGATGCGGATGGGGATGTGGATGGGGATGCGGGGGGTGGCGGTGATGGGGATGGGGGGCGGGTGCGGGTCTCCCACGGGTCTCTCCTCGTACGCAATCGAGGTGCGGAGCCGCCGCGGGGCGGCGGTGATCGCCGATGACGATATGGCGACCCGTCAGATTCGAGAAGGGGGTGCGCGGGGCGGGTGTGAAGGGGGCGCGCGGGACGGGCGCCGGGGCGGTGGGTTCAGCCTTGGCCGGACGGTGGGCCGGACGGTGGGCCGGACCGGTGTCCGGGCCGGGACCCGCGGTTCCGTGCACACGGAGAACGCCCCGCACCGGACCTCCGGTGCAGGGCGTGGGGTGTGGGGCAGGGGGTGTCGGGGTTCAGGCGGCCGCGGCGCAGTTCGGGCAGATGCCGCGGTACGTCATCTCGACGCCGGAGATCGTGAAGCCGAAGCGCTCGCCGTCCGGCAGGTCCGCCAGCGGGTCGCCCGCCGGGTGTACGTCGCGGATGGCGCCGCACGTCGCGCAGACCAGGTGGTGGTGGGGGCGGTGCGCGTTCGGGTCGTACCGCTTGGCCCGGCGGTCGGTGGAGACCTCGATGACCTCGCCCAGCGTCACCATCTCGCCCAGCGTGTTGTAGACGGTGGCGCGGGAGATCTCGGGCAGCTTGGCGACGGCCCGCGCGTGGACCTCGTCGGCCGTCAGGTGTACATGGTCCCCGTCGAGCACCTCGGCCACGACGCGCCGCTGCGCAGTCATGCGCCAGCCGCGTCCACGGAGTCGTTCCAGCAGGTCACTCATGAGGACAAGCCTAACAGTGGAGTGGCCGTGTTCCGAACTGGTGTGACTTTGGATGACTGCTTGACTTGGACTAAGTCCATTGTAGGATCGGAAACGGCGTAGGCCAAGGGACAGGCTGTGCACGCCATGACGACATGACGAATGTGCAGGAATGACGCAGGAGGCGCACGTGACGCAGGGACCGCTCACCACGGAGGCCGGAGCACCGGTCGCCGACAACCAGAACAGCCAGACCGCTGGCGTCGGCGGTCCGGTGCTGGTGCAGGACCAGTTGCTGATGGAGAAGCTCGCGCACTTCAACCGCGAGCGCATTCCGGAGCGGATCGTGCACGCCCGGGGCGCCGGGGCGTACGGCACCTTCACGCTGACCCGCGACGTCTCGCAGTGGACGCGTGCGAAGTTCCTCTCCGAGGTCGGCAAGCAGACCGAGACCTTCCTGCGCTTCTCGACCGTCGCGGGCAACCTCGGCTCGGCCGACGCGGTGCGTGACCCCCGCGGCTTCGCGCTGAAGTTCTACACCGAGGACGGCAACTACGACCTCGTCGGCAACAACACCCCGGTGTTCTTCATCAAGGACGCCATCAAGTTCCCCGACTTCATCCACACCCAGAAGCGCGACCCGTACACCGGCTCGCAGGAGGCGGACAACGTCTGGGACTTCTGGGGCCTGTCGCCCGAGTCCACCCACCAGGTGACCTGGCTCTTCGGTGACCGCGGCATCCCGGCCACGCTGCGCCACATGAACGGGTACGGCTCGCACACCTACCAGTGGAACAACGAGGCCGGCGAGGTCTTCTGGGTCAAGTACCACTTCAAGACCGACCAGGGCATCAAGAACCTCACCCAGGACGAGGCCAACAAGCTCGCCGGCGAGGACCCGGACAGCCACCAGCGCGATCTGCGCGAGGCCATCGAGCGCGCCGACTTCCCGTCCTGGACCGTGCAGGTCCAGATCATGCCGGCGGCCGAGGCGGCCGCGTACCGCTTCAACCCCTTCGACCTCACCAAGGTGTGGCCGCACGAGGACTACCCGCCGGTGGAGATCGGCAAGCTGGAGCTCAACCGGAACCCGGAGAACGTCTTCGCGGAGACCGAGCAGTCGATCTTCAGCCCCGCGCACTTCGTGCCCGGCATCGGTCCGTCCCCGGACAAGATGCTCCAGGGACGTCTCTTCGCGTACGGCGACGCGCACCGCTACCGCGTCGGCATCAACGCCGACCACCTGCCGGTGAACCGTCCGCACGCCACCGAGGCGCGCACGCACAGCCGTGACGGCTACCTGTACGACGGCCGCCACAAGGGTGCGAAGAACTACGAGCCGAACAGCTTCGGCGGTCCGGTCCAGACGGACCGGCCGCTGTGGCAGCCCGTCCCGGTCACCGGCGACACCGGCACCCACGAGGCCGCCGTACACGCCGAGGACAACGACTTCGTCCAGGCCGGCAACCTCTACCGGCTCTACTCCGAGGACGAGAAGGCCCGGCTGATCGACAACCTCGCCGGGTTCATCTCGAAGGTCTCGCGCGACGACATCGCCGAGCGCGCGATCAACAACTTCCGCCAGGCCGACGGCGACTTCGGCAAGCGCCTGGAAGCCGCGGTCCAGGCCCTGCGCGGCTGAGGCCTGCCGGCCGGTCGCGGGCAGTCGCCGGCACCTGCGGGGTGGGGCGGCGAATGAGCTGTCCCACCCGGCGCCGGCCGGGCGTCCGGGTGCCCGTTCAGCCGACCAGCTCCACGGGATGGCGTCCGGCCGCTGCCCAGCAGCGGATGATGTCGCGCACCGACACCACGCCGACCGGACCGGCGTCGTCCAGCACGATCAGATGCCGGAAGCCGCCGTGCGCCATGACCTCGGCCGCCTCCTCCAGCGTCCAGGCGGGCGCCGCGAAGACCACGTCAGTGGTGGTGTGGGTGGAAGCCGTCTCGATATCGGGGTTCTGGCCCGATCCGATCGCGTTGAGGATGTCGCGCTCGGTGAGAATGCCGAGGCCGCAGGTGTCCGGGTCGTGGACGACAGCTGCTCCGATACGGCGTGCCGACATGAGCCGGGCCGCCTGGCGGAGGGTGTGGGTGGGGCCGATGGTGAGGACCACCGTACTCATGGCGTCACGGACGAGCATGAAAGGAGCCACCTCCTTCGTGAAGCGACTGCGTGAGCCGATTCACAAGTTCACAAGCAGGGGGACTCTCAGGGTCGCACTGTTGGGGAGCGGCAACAAGAGGTGGTGAGGATCATTCGAGGGGCGTGCGGTGGTGCGGCACGCCCCTCGTGGTTACCGGTGCGCCTGCTGAGGCGTCCGGCACGGCTGATCCTGTTCAGGCGTTTGACCGGCACCGATGGACCCGTACCGAACCCGTACCGGGGGCTCGCCCCGGTGGGCTGTCCCGGCGGGGCCCGTTCCGGCCGGGGTCAGTAGCGCTGGTTCAGATATCCCAGCAGTTCGTGGTGGAGTGTCCCGTTCGAGGCCGCCGCGTTGCCGCCGCCCGGTCCGGAGACTCCGTCCAGGCTGGTGAACCGGCCGCCCGCCTCCTGCACGATGATCGCGTTCGCCGCCATGTCCCAGAGCGAGAGCTCCGGCTCCGCGCAGATGTCGACCGATCCCTCGGCGACCATCATGTAGGGCCAGAAGTCCCCGTACCCGCGGGTGCGCCAGCAGGCCCGGGTCAGATCCATGAATCCGTCGAGCCTGCCCTGCTCCTCCCAGCCGGTCAGGGAGGAGTAGGCGAGCGACGCGTCCGCGATCCGCTCCACCTTCGACACCTGCAGCCGGGACGCCGAGGTCAGGCTGCGGCCGGAGAACGCCCCCGCGCCCTTCGCCGCCCACCAGCGCCGGTTCAGCGCGGGCGCGGACACCAGGCCGACCACCGGCTGGAAACCGTCCTCACCGGCCTCCATCAGTGAGATCAGCGTCGCCCAGACCGGCACGCCGCGTACGTAGTTCTTGGTGCCGTCGATCGGGTCGATCACCCAGCGCCGGGGGCCGGTCCCCTCGATCCCGTACTCCTCGCCCAGAATCGCGTCGCGCGGGCGGGCCCGATGGAGGTGGCCGCGGATCAGCTCCTCGGCGGCCTTGTCGGCCTCGGTCACCGGTGTCATGTCCGGCTTCGTCTCGACCTTGAGGTCCAGAGCCTTGAACCGGTCCATCGTCGTCGCGTCGGCGGCGTCCGCCAGCACGTGGGCGAGGCGCAGATCATCGTGGTAGTCGGGCATGACCGCCACAGTATCGACCGCGGATCAACAGAGCCACATGACCCTGACGCTGTGTGGACGCTTGACAGCGCGCAGGAGCGCATCAACTCTGAAACGCAGAGCCCCGGCGTGGGAGGCAACGATGCCGACAGCGCGAGAAGCACTGCTGGACGCGGCCCTCGCGGCCGTGACCGGCCGGCCCTGGCCGACCGTGCGGATGGTCGATGTGGCCGCTGCCGCCGGGGTCTCCCGGCAGACCCTCTACAACGAGTTCGGCAGCAAGGACGGGCTGGCCCGCGCCCTGGTCCGGCGGGCTGCCGACGCCTATCTGGACGGCGTCGAACGGGCACTGGGATCGGCCGGCGGCACGGGCGACAAGCTGGCCGCCACCGCCGCCTGGACGGTCCGGGCCACCCGGACGAACGTACTGGTCAGAGGGTTGCTCACGGGCTGCTGGGGGGACCGGTTACCGTGCCCGGCCGACCTGGTCCGCTCGCCCCGCTTCCCCATACCGGCGCAGCGCCCGGCCGATGCCGGACCGCCGACGCCCGCCGAGCTGCTCGGCCAGGTCCGGGACCGCGCGGTGGCCGCCCTGGACGGGGGACGCCCGCCGCACGACCCGGCGGCCCTGGCCGTGACCTGCGAACTCGCGCTGCGGCTAGCCCTGTCGTACGCACTGGTGCCGGCTCCTGCGGGGACCGAGGGGGAGGTGGCACCGCTGGTGAGCCACGTGGTGGAGCGGGCCCCGGACGCCGCCGCCTGAGCGGGGCGGCCGCGGACGGCACGGGCAGGGCCGCGGGTCAGTGGGTGGAACCCGAGAGCTGGAGCCCGATCACGCCGAGGATCACCAGCGAGATCGAGACCAGCTTGAGCGTGGAGACCACGTCGTCGAGGAAGACCATGCCGTAGATCGCGGTGCCCGCCGCGCCGATACCGGTCCACACCGCGTAGGCGGGTCCGACGTCGAGCTTCTTCAGCGACATGGTCAGCAGACCGAAGCTGCCGAGCGCGAAGACACAGAACGCGATGGTCGGCCAGAGCCGGGTGAAGCCGTGCGAGAGCTTGAGGCAGACGGCGAAGCCCGTCTCCAGAAGTCCCGCGACCACGACCAGCAGCCACGCCATCGTCAGTGCCCCTCCCGCATCGGTGACCGCCGTGTACCGCTGGGCGTGATTCGTGATTATGCACTTACCGGTGGCGAGTGATCGCAAACGTGCCCGGATCAGTCGCCTTCGCGTCGCTCCCGCGTGGACAGCAGCCGGTGCAGCGAGTCCAGCCGGGCCGGATCGGCGTGCCCCGCCGCCACCCAGGCATCCAGCGCGCATTCCGGTTGCCGGCTGTCGTGGGTGCAGCCGCGCGGGCACTCCTCGGTGCCGGGCTGGAGGTCGGGGAAGGCGTTGATGACCCGGGACGGGTCGATGTGGTGCAGGCCGAAGGAGCGGACGCCGGGGGTGTCGATGACCCAGCCCCGGTAGTCCGGCAGCGGGAGCGCCAGAGCCGACGTGGTGGTGTGGCGGCCCCGCCCGGTGACCGCGTTGACCACTCCGGTCGTGCGCCGCCTGTCCTTCGGCACCAGCGCGTTGACCAGCGTGGTCTTCCCGACTCCGGAGTGCCCGACGAACGCGGTCACCCGGTCGTTCAGCTGCTCTCGGACCCGTTCCGCAGCGTCGCCGTTCTCCAGCTCCTCGCGGTTGGTGACGATGAACGGCACGCCCAGCGGGGTGTACGCCTCCAGCAGCTTGTCCGGGGAGGCCAGATCGGACTTGGTCAGCACCAGGAGGGGGGAGAGCCCACCGTCGTACGCGGCGACCAGACAGCGGTCGATCATGCGCGGACGGGGTTCCGGATCGGCCAGCGCCGTGACGATCGCGAGCTGGTCGGCGTTGGCCACCACCACCCGCTCGAACGGATCGTCGTCGTCCGCCGTCCGGCGCAGCACCGAGCGGCGTTCACCGATCCGGACGATCCGGGCGAGGGTGTCCTTGTCGCCGGACAGATCGCCGACGATGGAGACGGTGTCACCCACCACCGCTGCCTTGCGGCCCAGTTCACGGGCCTTCATCGCGATGACCGTGCGGCCCTCGACGAGACAGGTGAGGCGGCCGCGGTCGACGGTGAGGACCATGCCCTCCTCGGCGTCCTCGTGCTTGGGACGGATATGCGTACGAGGCCGGTTGCCCTTGCGGTTGGGGCGGACCCGGATGTCGTCCTCGTCGGGGTTCTTGCCGTAGCGGCGCATGTCTCAGACCCCGAGCATTCGGGTCCACATCTGCGGGAAGTCCGGCAGGGTCTTGGCGGTGGTCGCCACGTTCTCGATCTCCACTCCCGGGACGGCAAGGCCGATGATCGACCCCGCGGTGGCCATCCGGTGGTCGTCGTACGTATGGAAGGTACCGCCGTGCAGCGGTCGCGGCCGGATGTGGAGGCCGTCCGCGGTCTCGGTGACGTCGCCGCCCAGCTCGTTGATCTCCTTGGTGAGCGCGGCCAGCCGGTCCGTCTCGTGCAGCCGCAGATGGGCCACGCCGCTCAGGGTGGAGGGGGAGTCGGCCAGGGCCGCGACCGCCGCGATGCCCGGGGTCAGCTCGCCGACCTCCCCGAGGTCGACTTCGATGCCGTGGATGCGGCCGGAGCCGGTGAAGGTGAGTCCGTGCTCGGTCAGCTCGCAGCTGCCGCCCATGGCGGTGAAGATGTCGCGCAGCGCGTCACCCGGCTGTGTGGTGCTCAGCGGCCAGTCCGGCACGGTGACCCGGCCGCCGGTGACCAGCGCCGCGGCCAGGAACGGCTGGGCGTTGGACAGGTCCGGCTCGATGGTCAGGTCGCGGCCGAGCAGCGCCGAGTGGGAGACCCGCCAGACGTTCGGTTCGCCGCCCGTCTCCGGCTCGTCGACCTGGGCGCCGACCGCCCGCAGCATGTCGACGGTCATCCGGATGTGCGGCATGGACGGCAGCCGGGCGCCGGTGTGGCGTACCTCCACGCCCTGGTTGAAGCGCGGCGCCGACAGCAGCAGCGCCGAGACGAACTGGGAGGACGATGAGGCGTCGATCGCGACCGGGCCGCCGTCCAGCACGCCGACGCCGTGCACGGTCATCGGCAGCGAGCCGCGGCCGTCGTCGTCGATCCGGGCGCCGAGCACCCGCAGGGCGTCGATCACCCCGTTCAGCGGGCGCTCGTAGGACCGCGGGTCACCGTCGAAGTGGACCGGGCCGTCGGCGAGGGCCGCCACCGGGGGCAGGAAGCGCATGACCGTGCCGGCGTTGCCGACGTCGATGGTGACCGGGCCGTGCAGACCGGCCGGGATGACCCGCCAGGCCTCGCCGGAGCCGTCCGGGCCGCCCGCGACGGAGGAGCTGGAGGACACCGTCTCCTCGATGCCGACGCCCATCGCGCGCAGCGCGTCGGCCATCAGCAGGGTGTCGCGGGAGCGCAGCGGGCGGCGCAGCCAGCCGGGCTCCGAGGAGAGCGCGGCCAGCACCAGTGCGCGATTGGTGACCGACTTCGATCCGGGCACGGTGACGGTCGCGTCGACGGCTCCGCTCGCATGCGGGGCGGGCCAGAGGGCGGGGTGCACGGAACTTTCGGTCATGACGCTCACTTTAGACCGACCTCCGCCAACCCGGATCTAGATCAAATGCGTGGAAACCTGGACGTAACGCAGGGGTGGTGAAGGAAGCGAGGTCACAGACCCAGCATCCAGCGCCCGCCGCCGATCAGTGAGCAGAGCGACACGGCGTGGAACAGGAACAGCCACAGCGCGGCCGGTACGTCCGTCAGCCGCGACAACTGGTCCGCGTCCGAGTCCGGCGCACCGCCGTGCCGCCGCTTGGACTGCAGCTCGAACGCCGGACGCACACCGCCCAGCAGCAGGAACCAGACCGCACTGTAGGCGAACAGCGACTGCCAGTCGGGCGAGGCCAGCCACGACATCAGCAGGAAGAGCGAACCGGTGAAGATCACCGCCAGCGCCCCGTACACATTGCGGATCATCACCAGCATCACCGCGAGCAGCGCCGTGGCCAGCCACAGCAGCAGCGTGATCCGCCCGTTGACCAGCAGCCACGCGCCGCCGAGCCCCAGCAGCGGCGGCGCGGTGTAACCCGCCGCCGCGGTGAGGACCATGCCGATGCCGGTCGGCTTGCCGCGGCTCACCGTCAGGCCGCTGGTGTCCGAGTGCAGCCGGATGCCCGAGAGCTGCCGCCCGGTGAGCAGGGCGACCAGTCCGTGACCACCCTCGTGGGCGATGGTGATCGCGTTGCGGGTCAGCCGCCATATGACGTTGGGGACGACGGCGATGAGCGCGGCCGTGGCGGTGACCACGACCAGCCACTGCTCGGGGGCCGGCTGAGTACCGAAGACGCGGTCCCACAGATTGCCGAGATCGGTGCTGTCCATGGGGTGGGCGGCTCCTTGCGGTGTTGACGTGAGGTGTTCGCGTCCGGTCGGGACGGCGGTCGTGGCAGTCTGGCACTTATGTGCGGACGGTATGCAGCGAGTCGGCGGCCCGGGGATCTGACCGGACTCTTCCAGGTGGAGAAGTGGGAACCGGCCGAGGCGCTGGAGCCCGATTACAACGTGGCGCCGACCAAGGAGGTCTACGCCGTACTGGAGCGTCCGGTGAAAGACGCGGATGACCAGCGTCCGGTTCGCCAGCTGCGCGCACTGAAATGGGGACTCGTCCCTTCCTGGGCCAGAACACCGGAGGGCGGCGCCCGGATGATCAACGCCCGCGCCGAGACGGTGCACGAGAAGCCGTCCTTCCGCCGCCCCTTCGTCTCGCGGCGCTGCATCCTGCCGGCCGACGGCTATTACGAGTGGGTGACCGGCAGCGAGGAGCGGCAGCTGGAGGAGAAGGGCCGCAGGAAGCGGCCCCGC
It contains:
- a CDS encoding tetratricopeptide repeat protein, whose product is MVFMGDRATLLETGRFAQRHTHPAENAMDVAFAAAAGYNDYIETAETAECAASVESAETAESADGVENAEGAETAESADNAESEARHRRAADAGDTASMSVLGALLLRRGDLVGAESYLRAATADGDRAAANNLGVLLHQRGYPDEAADWWRTAAVAGSAAAAHALGRHYRERGDEPGAEYWLRQSAEQGHALGAYALADLLEHRSDVGAERWLRAAAEQGHREAAYRLARMLERNAADAAHDAFGSPGLGPRTGTDSGADTGRRRVAVRRDDGPVAGPAAGRVGEAEQWYRQAAARGHRRAALHLGAILEQRGELKEAGRWYLISAKAGEARAACALGFLLRDAGDRESAAVWWLRAAQDGDGNAANALGALHAARGEQQTAERWYRAAMDAGDVNGAYNLGLLCAAQDRTAQAEQWYRRAAYAGHREAANALAVLLLQSGDATGAEPWFSKAAEAGSVDAAFNLGILHAGRDEDRAALLWYERAAAAGHTEAALQVGMALLHHGEEREAERHLRCAAGGGSAEAAFRLAGVLDSRQPPPGPPALGEAMPEKTECEEWYERAAEQGHRRAQVRVGMLAAARGDVESAGRWYREAAEAGSRNGAFNLGLLLAREGSEREAALWWSRAANEGHGRAALRLALLAARRGELAEGQRWCARAVELGPAEVSERAARLREALHQELTA
- a CDS encoding Fur family transcriptional regulator, with amino-acid sequence MSDLLERLRGRGWRMTAQRRVVAEVLDGDHVHLTADEVHARAVAKLPEISRATVYNTLGEMVTLGEVIEVSTDRRAKRYDPNAHRPHHHLVCATCGAIRDVHPAGDPLADLPDGERFGFTISGVEMTYRGICPNCAAAA
- a CDS encoding catalase is translated as MTQGPLTTEAGAPVADNQNSQTAGVGGPVLVQDQLLMEKLAHFNRERIPERIVHARGAGAYGTFTLTRDVSQWTRAKFLSEVGKQTETFLRFSTVAGNLGSADAVRDPRGFALKFYTEDGNYDLVGNNTPVFFIKDAIKFPDFIHTQKRDPYTGSQEADNVWDFWGLSPESTHQVTWLFGDRGIPATLRHMNGYGSHTYQWNNEAGEVFWVKYHFKTDQGIKNLTQDEANKLAGEDPDSHQRDLREAIERADFPSWTVQVQIMPAAEAAAYRFNPFDLTKVWPHEDYPPVEIGKLELNRNPENVFAETEQSIFSPAHFVPGIGPSPDKMLQGRLFAYGDAHRYRVGINADHLPVNRPHATEARTHSRDGYLYDGRHKGAKNYEPNSFGGPVQTDRPLWQPVPVTGDTGTHEAAVHAEDNDFVQAGNLYRLYSEDEKARLIDNLAGFISKVSRDDIAERAINNFRQADGDFGKRLEAAVQALRG
- a CDS encoding CBS domain-containing protein; this encodes MLVRDAMSTVVLTIGPTHTLRQAARLMSARRIGAAVVHDPDTCGLGILTERDILNAIGSGQNPDIETASTHTTTDVVFAAPAWTLEEAAEVMAHGGFRHLIVLDDAGPVGVVSVRDIIRCWAAAGRHPVELVG
- the hisN gene encoding histidinol-phosphatase, translated to MPDYHDDLRLAHVLADAADATTMDRFKALDLKVETKPDMTPVTEADKAAEELIRGHLHRARPRDAILGEEYGIEGTGPRRWVIDPIDGTKNYVRGVPVWATLISLMEAGEDGFQPVVGLVSAPALNRRWWAAKGAGAFSGRSLTSASRLQVSKVERIADASLAYSSLTGWEEQGRLDGFMDLTRACWRTRGYGDFWPYMMVAEGSVDICAEPELSLWDMAANAIIVQEAGGRFTSLDGVSGPGGGNAAASNGTLHHELLGYLNQRY
- a CDS encoding TetR/AcrR family transcriptional regulator, whose amino-acid sequence is MPTAREALLDAALAAVTGRPWPTVRMVDVAAAAGVSRQTLYNEFGSKDGLARALVRRAADAYLDGVERALGSAGGTGDKLAATAAWTVRATRTNVLVRGLLTGCWGDRLPCPADLVRSPRFPIPAQRPADAGPPTPAELLGQVRDRAVAALDGGRPPHDPAALAVTCELALRLALSYALVPAPAGTEGEVAPLVSHVVERAPDAAA
- a CDS encoding DMT family transporter, yielding MAWLLVVVAGLLETGFAVCLKLSHGFTRLWPTIAFCVFALGSFGLLTMSLKKLDVGPAYAVWTGIGAAGTAIYGMVFLDDVVSTLKLVSISLVILGVIGLQLSGSTH
- the rsgA gene encoding ribosome small subunit-dependent GTPase A; this translates as MRRYGKNPDEDDIRVRPNRKGNRPRTHIRPKHEDAEEGMVLTVDRGRLTCLVEGRTVIAMKARELGRKAAVVGDTVSIVGDLSGDKDTLARIVRIGERRSVLRRTADDDDPFERVVVANADQLAIVTALADPEPRPRMIDRCLVAAYDGGLSPLLVLTKSDLASPDKLLEAYTPLGVPFIVTNREELENGDAAERVREQLNDRVTAFVGHSGVGKTTLVNALVPKDRRRTTGVVNAVTGRGRHTTTSALALPLPDYRGWVIDTPGVRSFGLHHIDPSRVINAFPDLQPGTEECPRGCTHDSRQPECALDAWVAAGHADPARLDSLHRLLSTRERREGD